The following proteins are encoded in a genomic region of Phragmites australis chromosome 9, lpPhrAust1.1, whole genome shotgun sequence:
- the LOC133929678 gene encoding heavy metal-associated isoprenylated plant protein 35-like: protein MAAGEEGPEPLRYQTLALKVSIHCEGCKKKVKKVLHSIEGVYKTDIDMQQQKVVVIGNVSADALVKKLLKTGKHAEPWPELAPPGAEGPPGGAPGSGGKKKKKKSKSKNPANNKPAEPAPAPAEGGSGGGPSPPEKHDHAGSCDEESDGEHDKPEGGVAGGGNGSPDAGDAHDGGADKVVPFAMTPHGTQPIAPAANGSGGGGGGAKKKGKKGGNGNGNANANGDGAGEIVEVQTPDAPMKPVAGNAGPLAVVDAGPYPPPPAALMSYPGYHAAGGHSPAYVMSYYSTAHPSSALRSSAYYHPMVGASYTAGGGGGYFYSTAPVSAAPGSYYMFSEENANACSVM from the exons ATGGCGGCTGGTGAAGAAGGGCCAGAGCCACTCAGGTATCAG ACTTTGGCTTTGAAGGTGAGCATCCACTGTGAGGGCTGCAAGAAGAAGGTCAAGAAGGTGCTACACAGCATAGAAG GGGTGTACAAGACGGACATAGACATGCAGCAGCAGAAGGTGGTGGTCATCGGCAACGTCTCCGCCGACGCGCTCGTCAAGAAGCTCCTCAAGACCGGCAAGCACGCCGAGCCGTGGCCGGAGCTCGCTCCTCCGGGCGCCGAGGGCCCGCCGGGTGGCGCCcccggcagcggcggcaagaagaagaagaagaagagcaagagcaagaaCCCCGCAAACAACAAGCCCGCAGAGCCGGCGCCTGCGCCGGCGGAgggcgggagcggcggcggccccAGCCCCCCGGAGAAGCACGACCACGCGGGCTCGTGCGATGAGGAGTCCGATGGCGAGCACGACAAGCCTGAGGGCGGCGTTGCCGGCGGCGGCAACGGCTCCCCTGACGCCGGGGACGCGCACGATGGCGGTGCCGACAAGGTGGTCCCTTTCGCCATGACGCCGCACGGCACGCAGCCCATCGCGCCCGCCGCCaacggcagtggcggcggcggcggcggcgcgaagAAGAAAGGCAAGAAAGGCGGCAACGGCAACGGCAATGCCAATGCGAACGGAGACGGCGCCGGTGAAATAGTAGAGGTCCAAACGCCGGACGCGCCCATGAAGCCCGTCGCTGGCAACGCCGGACCTCTCGCCGTCGTCGACGCCGGACCGTACCCACCACCGCCGGCCGCGTTGATGAGCTACCCGGGGTACCACGCCGCCGGGGGCCACTCGCCGGCTTACGTCATGAGCTACTACAGCACGGCGCACCCGAGCTCGGCGCTCCGGAGCAGCGCATACTACCACCCGATGGTCGGCGCGTCCTACacagcaggcggcggcggcgggtacTTCTACTCGACGGCGCCGGTGTCGGCGGCGCCGGGGTCGTACTACATGTTCAGCGAGGAGAACGCCAACGCCTGCAGCGTCATGTGA